The region TTTGACCAACTTCATCATCGTTTCCGGCAGAGATTGCACCGACTTGTGCGATCGCTTTCGAGTCTTCCACGGGACGAGCGTGTTCAGCAATCTTATCAACCAGGAAGTTTGTTGCCTTATCGATACCGCGCTTGAGTTGAATCGCATTTGCGCCAGCCGCAACATTTCGCAGACCTTCCTTGACCATCGCATGTGCCAATACGGTTGCAGTGGTAGTCCCGTCTCCGGCAGCATCGTTCGTCTTAGAAGCGGCTTGACGAATCAAAGAAACGCCCGTGTTCTCAACGTGATCTTCCAATTCAATTTCTTTCGCGATAGTCACACCATCATTGATGATCTGGGGTGCGCCAAATTTCTTCTCCAGTACAACGTTGCGACCTTTTGGTCCGAGGGTAACAGCAACTGCCTCAGCCAAGATATCCATGCCGCGTTCCAGTGCACGACGAGCGTTTTCGTTGTAGATGATGCGTTTAGCCATAGTTCCTCGATGATTATAGATTTGCGATTTGGGATTTTGGATTTCAAGTTGAAAGGTAGGGAAACTTCAGATTTGGACATTAGAGAAAATCTAAAATCCAAAATCTAAAATCCAAAACTAGGAAACGATCGCCAGAATGTCTTTCTCAGATAGCAGCACGTACTCATCAGTCCCCAGCTTGATATCAGTGCCAGCGTACTTAGAGTACAGAACCTTTTGACCAACTTTGACTTCGGGTTCTTGACGAGAACCATCGTCGCTGCGCTTGCCAGGACCTACAGAAACTACTTCACCAACCTGGGGCTTTTCCTTTGCCGTGTCAGGCAGCAGGATACCACCAGCAGTTTTCTCTTCAGACGCACTGACTTTTACGAAAACGCGATCACCCAGCGGTTGCAGGGTAGAAACGCTCAAAGAAACAGCAGCCATACGCAATTCTCCAAACTAGCAACAAGCTATGTGGACAAAAATTTTCAGATCAATATCGCCCGAATAGCTATTTACCAGAGACAAGTAAAATAACTAAAGCGAGCTACGTCAGCACTCAGCAGTATAGAATCACAATCCAACCAGCTGAGCACTACGACTTCTACAAGTCTAGCGGAGTTGAACTAGCTTTTAGCACTCTCAACTCTTGAGTGCTAATTTAGCCAACTGAGGGATGCAATTGCAATCATCTGGAATGTACGGGTTACCGAACGGAAAAAGGGAAAGGGGTGCGGGTGAAGAAGGGGTGTAAAATCTCTAATCTCAACCCTCATCTTTTAACTTCTGGCTCTTGACTGCCGTTGTCTGCTTGAGCCGCTTGCTGAATTTGGGTCGTGAAATAGTCTTCGCGGATTTTCAGTTGACGGGCGATCGCAAGTCCGTTTTGGAAGGCAGCGATCGCCTCCGGATAGTTCTTTTGCAGAAGATGAACTTGCCCGAGTTGATCATAGGCATTCATTATTCCGTAAGCATTGTATGCCTGTTGCTCGATCCCAACCAGAAACGCATAGATTCGTTGGGCAGAGTCTAAACGATGGTTCACTCGATACATGTCGCCAAGCTTTTTTAGGGCATCACCTGCATCCGCAAATTGAAGCTGGGGCTGAGCAGTTTTGTAGGCAAGTTGATAGTTGGCTTCTGCCAGGTCAAGCCGCCCTAAAAGCCGCTGATTATCAGCAATTTGCGTAATCAATTTGGGGACGGGTTTGGGGTCATTCACTTTCTGATAAAACTGAACAAGTTGCTGCTGGTAAGGAATGGCTTGAGATGGTTGTTTTGCCTGTTCGTGAATGAAGATGAGTTGGGTCAAATAAATGGGTTCATTGAACAGGTCTTTTCGCGCCTGTGCTCGTTTCAGCAGTTCCTGATAAACTTTGGCAGCATTAGCGTAATCAAACCAGCCGAGATGTAACTGACCCAACGCAATCAGTGTTGCTTCGATTTTGAGCGAGTCGTTACGCTGACGAGCATCTGTTAGCACTTGTTCGTAGAGGCTGGCAGCGATTTTGGGTAATCGGACTTGTTGATAGGCTAACCCTAACGCTTCTATTACTTGCAAACGCTTTGTTAAATTTAGTAATTCAGGGGGCGAGTTACGATCGCGCTCCAACTCGGCAGGTGTTTTCTCGGTTTGTAAACGAATTTCATCTAATCGCCGGGTAATATAGCGCAGTTGCAGATTGTTATTTTGTGCCCAGGCAATGTCTCCAACCCGTCCTAAGGTCTGCACTTCTTGAATAAGGAAACCGAGCAACCGCCGATAGCGTAACTCCTGGTTCCAGGCTTCAAATGCTCCAACTGCGTCTTTTGCCTGTAAACGTTTAGCACCAATCAACGTCAGTCGGTCTGCCGCGGCGGAAATTTCTTGTTGTTCATCAGTGGTTAAAGGACGATTTTTGTAATCATAAGGAACCAGGGGATCAGTAGTAGTGATTTCTAATGGGTTTGGTGGAAACTGGTCTGGAGGGGGTTGTTTCCGCTTTGCTTTAGGTTTCTGCTGGTTCGATGGGTTGGATGGAATAGGCTGAGTGGTTGGTTGAGGTTTGGGAAGTAAGTTGGGTTGATTGCTCGTAGGCTCTGCTGGTTGGGGCGATTGAATCATGGGTGGTGAATCAGGTTGGGCGATCGCGCGATCACTGATTATCCCTAAACTGCCAACGATCACTCCGATCCCAGCGTGCCACATCCTCCAACGCCGCATCATGTTGTTCCTCCGATTCCGGATCTACCAATTCACGCCCATTTAAGGTAGCTCGAATTCAACCTGATATGAACGACCATTCCCCAATTTCCAAGACGACTTTTCTGGAAAACGGTTCCTCTAACCTGTGCCCCATTCCATTCCCTGATTTTCCTCCCTGCGCTTTTTTCCCTTGAAGTGCGGAATTCCGAGCAAGAGCATGACATAATCTTGGATGCATTGGACTGAGGGTGTCAGCACACAGAGTTTGATTCAGCGAAGGATGGAGAAGCGTGAAGGTTTTGGTGA is a window of Leptolyngbyaceae cyanobacterium JSC-12 DNA encoding:
- a CDS encoding hypothetical protein (IMG reference gene:2510097466), with product MMRRWRMWHAGIGVIVGSLGIISDRAIAQPDSPPMIQSPQPAEPTSNQPNLLPKPQPTTQPIPSNPSNQQKPKAKRKQPPPDQFPPNPLEITTTDPLVPYDYKNRPLTTDEQQEISAAADRLTLIGAKRLQAKDAVGAFEAWNQELRYRRLLGFLIQEVQTLGRVGDIAWAQNNNLQLRYITRRLDEIRLQTEKTPAELERDRNSPPELLNLTKRLQVIEALGLAYQQVRLPKIAASLYEQVLTDARQRNDSLKIEATLIALGQLHLGWFDYANAAKVYQELLKRAQARKDLFNEPIYLTQLIFIHEQAKQPSQAIPYQQQLVQFYQKVNDPKPVPKLITQIADNQRLLGRLDLAEANYQLAYKTAQPQLQFADAGDALKKLGDMYRVNHRLDSAQRIYAFLVGIEQQAYNAYGIMNAYDQLGQVHLLQKNYPEAIAAFQNGLAIARQLKIREDYFTTQIQQAAQADNGSQEPEVKR
- a CDS encoding Co-chaperonin GroES (IMG reference gene:2510097465~PFAM: Chaperonin 10 Kd subunit), producing MAAVSLSVSTLQPLGDRVFVKVSASEEKTAGGILLPDTAKEKPQVGEVVSVGPGKRSDDGSRQEPEVKVGQKVLYSKYAGTDIKLGTDEYVLLSEKDILAIVS